In the genome of Luteitalea pratensis, the window CTTCTGGAAGCGTTCCCTCATCGTTCGTCCGCGCGACCGCGATGTCGTCTGCCACGCCAGCGCGTGGGACGTCGACAACGTCGACGATCTCCGCATCAAGATGTGCATCGAGATCAACGCGGAGGACTTCGTCACCGTCCACCACGAACTCGGTCACAACTTCTACCAGCGTGCCTACAACCAGCAGCCGTTCCTCTATCGCACCGGCGCCAACGACGGCTTCCATGAGGCGATCGGCGATGCCGTGGCGCTCTCGATCACGCCACAGTACCTGGTGAAGATCGGGCTGCTGCCGACGGCGCCAAAGGCCCAGGACGATGTGGAGTTCCTGCTGCGGATGGCGCTGGACAAGGTGGCGTTCCTGCCATTCGGCCTGCTCGTCGATCAGTGGCGGTGGAAGGTATTCAGTGGCGAGATTCCGCCGGCGCAGTACAACGCCGCATGGTGGGCGTTGCGCGAGAAGTACCAGGGCGTGGCGGCACCGGGGCCGCGCCCCGCAGACGCCTTCGACGCAGGGGCGAAGTACCACGTGCCTGCCAACACGCCCTACACGCGGTACTTCCTCGCGCACATCCTCCAGTTCCAGATGCATCGGGCGATGTGCAAGGCTGCCGGCCACACCGGACCGCTGCATACCTGCTCGATCTACGGCAACAGGGCGGTCGGCGCTCGCCTCCAGAAGATGCTCGCGATGGGCGCGAGCAAGCCCTGGCCCGAGGCGCTCGAAGCGCTGACCGGCGAGAAGCAGATGGACGCCACGGCCATCCTCGAATACTTCGAGCCGCTGCGCGCCTGGCTGGAGGCAGAGGCGAAAAAGGGAGAAGGGACAGGGAAGAAGTGATAAGGAAATCAAAAGAAGCAAGGCTGCAGAGAAAAGGGAGATGGTGACGGCACGTCGATTGCTGTGGCGACGGCTGCGATGTCCACGCAGCCACGCGACTTGACCGAGCGTTCGCTCCAGTTCTCTCGCGATCTCTTGTTGTTCATCGAGAGGGAGCAGGAGCGCCGTGTGTTCCCTCCCAGACTGCTCGATCAGTTGATGCGCGCAGGAACTTCCATCGGCGCGCAGAACGCGGAGGCAGATTCTGCGATCTCGCGCAAGCACCTGCTCTCCCTCCGTGCCCGCGCGCTGCAGGAAGCAACCGAGACGCAGTACTGGTTGAAAGTACTCGCGTCAGCAGACCGGTCGGACTCGGCGGAATCGATCCAGAAGCTGACGGGTCAAGCCTCCGAGTTGGTTGCGATTCTCACCACCTGCGTCAAGCGCCTCCGCGGTCAGTAGACCACCTCTTAGTCGAGCGTTCCCTTATCCCTTGTTGCTCGTAAACTTTTGATTTCCTGGTCCCTTGTTCCCTGTCCCTTGTCCCTTCTTCATCGGCCCGATCGCATGGCGTCCAG includes:
- a CDS encoding four helix bundle protein, producing MSTQPRDLTERSLQFSRDLLLFIEREQERRVFPPRLLDQLMRAGTSIGAQNAEADSAISRKHLLSLRARALQEATETQYWLKVLASADRSDSAESIQKLTGQASELVAILTTCVKRLRGQ